A single region of the Pseudomonas sp. GGS8 genome encodes:
- a CDS encoding GNAT family N-acetyltransferase, whose amino-acid sequence MLLTHRPVSAEDVLTICDFPQTSQELFFMFPKAQYPLTEAQLLASIAQRSDSTVVEGDNAVVGFANFYSFERDGICAIGNVIVSPKARGKGVARFLLETMVGLAFERHRASEVQLSCFNENTAGLLLYPQLGFVPFGVEERVSQDGRRVALIHMRKTSK is encoded by the coding sequence ATGCTGCTAACCCACCGCCCCGTCAGTGCTGAAGACGTGTTGACGATTTGCGACTTTCCTCAAACTTCCCAAGAGCTTTTTTTCATGTTCCCGAAGGCGCAGTACCCGCTGACGGAAGCTCAACTGCTTGCATCGATAGCTCAACGCTCGGACTCAACAGTGGTTGAAGGGGATAATGCTGTTGTCGGTTTTGCTAACTTTTATTCGTTTGAGCGCGATGGGATTTGCGCGATCGGCAATGTGATCGTTTCGCCCAAAGCTCGAGGGAAAGGTGTCGCGAGGTTTTTGCTGGAAACGATGGTGGGGCTGGCGTTTGAACGTCATCGGGCAAGCGAGGTGCAGCTTTCGTGTTTCAACGAGAACACGGCTGGGCTGCTTTTGTATCCGCAGCTCGGGTTTGTGCCGTTTGGGGTTGAGGAGCGGGTGTCGCAGGATGGGCGCCGTGTCGCGCTGATACACATGCGAAAGACAAGCAAGTAG
- a CDS encoding MFS transporter, producing the protein MKLITQSGSVRWALASLSLSMLMPSLDTSIANAGLPTLAEAFDASFQHVQWIVLAYLLAITTLIVSVGRLGDRVGRRRSLLAGIAIFTLSSLACGVAPSLGWLVGARAVQGLGAAIMLALTVAFVGETVPKEKTGSAMGLLGTMSAIGTTLGPSLGGMLIAGVGWQAIFLINVPLGVLNIWLAYRYLPADAQRAKARRVGFDKAGTLLLALTLAAYALAMTLGHGDFGPLNVALLLAAVFGAGLFIFVEASVASPLIKLALFRQPGLSASLAMSALVSTVMMATLVVGPFYLSGALGLGTALVGFALSVGPLVAALTGVPAGRLVDRFGTRRMTLFGLAAMALGAAALSMMPAGIGLLGYLAPIAVITASYALFQAANNTAIMTDIRPDQRGVISGMLSLSRNLGLITGASVMGAVFALASATADITTASPAAVASGMRITFAVAVALIILALAVALLPRASDCCTVCSNELQ; encoded by the coding sequence GTGAAACTCATCACTCAATCAGGTTCGGTGCGTTGGGCGCTTGCCAGCCTTTCGCTGTCGATGTTGATGCCTTCACTCGACACCAGCATCGCCAATGCGGGATTGCCGACATTGGCCGAGGCATTCGATGCTTCTTTCCAACACGTGCAGTGGATTGTGCTGGCGTATCTGCTGGCGATCACCACGCTGATCGTCAGCGTCGGACGGCTCGGCGACAGGGTCGGCCGTCGGCGTTCGCTGCTGGCGGGCATCGCCATTTTTACCCTGTCATCGCTGGCCTGCGGTGTTGCGCCGTCGCTTGGGTGGCTGGTCGGCGCCCGGGCGGTGCAGGGGCTTGGGGCGGCAATCATGTTGGCACTGACCGTGGCGTTTGTCGGTGAAACGGTGCCGAAAGAGAAGACCGGCAGCGCCATGGGATTGCTCGGGACGATGTCGGCGATCGGCACCACGCTGGGGCCGTCGCTCGGTGGGATGTTGATTGCCGGCGTTGGCTGGCAGGCGATTTTTCTGATCAACGTGCCGCTGGGTGTTCTGAATATCTGGCTCGCGTATCGCTATTTGCCGGCGGATGCTCAGCGGGCGAAAGCGCGGCGGGTGGGATTCGACAAGGCTGGCACGTTGCTGCTGGCACTGACGCTCGCGGCGTATGCGCTGGCCATGACGCTCGGGCACGGTGATTTTGGTCCGCTCAATGTCGCGTTGCTGCTGGCGGCTGTTTTCGGCGCAGGGCTTTTCATCTTCGTTGAGGCCTCGGTTGCGTCGCCATTGATCAAATTGGCGTTGTTCCGTCAACCGGGACTGAGCGCCAGCCTGGCCATGAGCGCGCTCGTTTCGACGGTGATGATGGCGACGCTGGTGGTCGGGCCGTTTTATCTCTCGGGTGCGCTTGGCCTCGGCACGGCACTTGTCGGTTTCGCCTTGTCGGTCGGCCCGTTGGTGGCTGCATTGACTGGCGTACCGGCCGGTCGCCTGGTGGACCGTTTTGGCACTCGGCGCATGACCCTTTTCGGGCTCGCGGCAATGGCGCTCGGCGCGGCTGCTTTATCGATGATGCCTGCGGGGATCGGCCTCCTCGGTTACCTCGCGCCCATCGCGGTGATCACAGCCAGCTACGCGCTGTTTCAGGCGGCCAACAACACCGCAATCATGACCGACATCCGCCCGGACCAGCGCGGCGTGATATCCGGCATGCTCAGCCTGTCGCGCAATCTCGGCCTGATCACCGGGGCCTCGGTGATGGGCGCTGTGTTTGCGCTTGCCTCGGCGACGGCAGACATCACCACGGCGTCGCCCGCAGCCGTAGCCAGCGGCATGCGGATAACGTTTGCCGTCGCCGTGGCACTGATCATCCTGGCCCTTGCTGTGGCCCTGTTGCCGAGGGCTTCGGACTGCTGCACTGTGTGCAGTAATGAACTGCAATAA
- a CDS encoding DUF1289 domain-containing protein — protein sequence MAKDIENPCISVCQLSGELCVSCGRTKDDIRKWKRMKRPEKMAAAQRASVRLKGLQKRKG from the coding sequence ATGGCCAAAGATATCGAAAATCCGTGTATTTCCGTTTGCCAGCTCAGTGGTGAACTGTGTGTCAGTTGTGGTCGCACCAAGGACGACATCAGAAAATGGAAACGCATGAAGCGTCCGGAGAAAATGGCGGCGGCGCAACGCGCGAGTGTGCGGTTGAAGGGGCTTCAGAAAAGGAAGGGTTGA
- the katG gene encoding catalase/peroxidase HPI, whose translation MNTTKGSAHMANESKCPFNHAAAGGGTTNRDWWPNQLNLKILHQHSSLSDPTDEGYNYAEAFKKLDFAAIKQDLHALMTDSQDWWPADFGHYGPLFIRMAWHSAGTYRVGDGRGGAGSGQQRFAPLNSWPDNVSLDKARRLLWPIKQKYGRNISWADLIVLTGNVALESMGFKTFGFSGGRPDVWEPDEAVYWGTENKWLAGDTRYEKDKKKPMQEPGEGPLVAEPGENEESRTEGGRNLENPLAAVQMGLIYVNPEGPEGNPDPVAAAIDIRETFGRMAMNDEETVALIAGGHAFGKTHGAGPADNVGAEPEAAGLEQQGLGWKSTFGSGKGGDTITSGLEVTWTTTPTKWSNNFLENLFGFEWELTKSPAGANQWTAKGGAGAGIIPDAHDPSKRRNPTMLTTDLSLRFDPIYEPISRRFLANPDQLADAFARAWFKLIHRDMGPLSRYLGPEMPSEVLLWQDPIPPVDHPLVSDSDIAALKGKLLASGLSVSQLVSTAWAAASTFRGSDKRGGANGGRLRLAPQKSWQANQPDQLAIVLAKLESIQNEFNSAQTGGKKISLADLIVLAGSAGIEQAAKNAGLTLTVPFTPGRMDTSQEQTDVESFGYLEPAADGFRNYLKTRYRVPAEALLIDKAQLLTLTAPEMTVLIGGLRVLNTNVGQTQHGVFTKQPGALTNDFFKNLLDMGVEWKPVSQDNEEFEARDRKTGDLKWTGTRVDLVFGSNSQLRALAEVYACNDAKEKFVKDFVAAWVKVMNLDRFELK comes from the coding sequence ATGAACACGACCAAAGGTAGCGCACACATGGCAAATGAATCGAAATGCCCGTTCAACCACGCCGCCGCTGGCGGTGGCACGACGAACCGCGATTGGTGGCCCAACCAACTGAATCTGAAAATCCTGCACCAGCACTCGTCTCTGTCCGACCCTACGGACGAAGGCTACAACTATGCCGAAGCGTTCAAAAAACTGGACTTTGCTGCAATCAAGCAAGACCTGCATGCACTGATGACCGACTCGCAAGACTGGTGGCCAGCGGACTTCGGTCACTATGGGCCGCTGTTTATTCGCATGGCCTGGCACAGCGCCGGTACGTACCGCGTCGGTGACGGTCGTGGCGGTGCCGGCTCCGGTCAGCAGCGCTTTGCACCGCTCAACAGTTGGCCGGACAACGTCAGCCTCGACAAGGCGCGCCGGCTGCTTTGGCCGATCAAGCAAAAGTACGGTCGCAACATCTCCTGGGCCGACCTGATCGTCCTCACCGGCAACGTTGCGTTGGAGTCCATGGGCTTCAAGACCTTTGGTTTTTCTGGCGGTCGGCCAGACGTTTGGGAACCGGATGAGGCCGTCTACTGGGGCACCGAAAACAAGTGGCTGGCAGGCGACACCCGCTACGAAAAAGACAAAAAAAAACCCATGCAAGAACCCGGCGAAGGCCCTCTCGTTGCCGAGCCGGGGGAAAATGAGGAGAGCCGTACCGAAGGCGGACGCAACCTGGAGAACCCGCTCGCCGCCGTGCAAATGGGCCTGATCTACGTCAACCCCGAAGGCCCGGAAGGCAACCCGGACCCCGTCGCCGCGGCGATAGACATCCGCGAAACCTTCGGGCGCATGGCGATGAATGACGAAGAAACCGTGGCGCTGATCGCTGGCGGCCATGCCTTCGGTAAAACCCACGGGGCCGGCCCTGCCGACAACGTCGGCGCCGAGCCCGAAGCCGCTGGCCTTGAACAACAGGGCCTGGGCTGGAAGAGCACCTTCGGCAGCGGCAAAGGCGGCGACACCATCACCAGCGGCCTGGAAGTCACCTGGACCACCACACCCACGAAGTGGAGCAACAACTTTCTGGAAAACCTGTTCGGCTTCGAGTGGGAACTGACCAAGAGCCCCGCCGGCGCCAACCAGTGGACGGCGAAAGGCGGTGCCGGCGCGGGCATTATTCCGGATGCTCACGACCCGTCCAAGCGGCGTAACCCGACCATGCTGACCACGGACCTGTCGCTGCGATTCGACCCGATCTATGAACCGATTTCGCGGCGTTTCCTCGCCAATCCGGATCAGTTGGCCGACGCCTTCGCCCGCGCCTGGTTCAAACTGATCCACCGCGACATGGGCCCCCTCTCCCGCTACCTCGGCCCGGAAATGCCCAGCGAAGTACTCCTGTGGCAAGACCCCATCCCGCCAGTCGACCACCCCTTGGTTAGCGACAGCGACATCGCCGCACTCAAAGGCAAGCTCCTGGCCAGCGGCCTGAGCGTCTCGCAACTGGTATCAACCGCCTGGGCAGCGGCCTCCACCTTCCGCGGCTCCGACAAGCGCGGCGGCGCCAACGGCGGGCGCCTGCGCCTGGCCCCGCAGAAATCCTGGCAGGCCAACCAGCCTGATCAACTGGCGATCGTGTTGGCAAAACTCGAAAGCATCCAGAACGAATTCAACAGCGCACAAACCGGTGGCAAGAAAATCTCGCTGGCCGACCTGATCGTGTTGGCCGGCAGCGCCGGCATCGAACAAGCCGCGAAAAATGCCGGCCTCACGCTCACGGTGCCTTTCACACCGGGACGGATGGACACCTCGCAAGAACAAACGGATGTGGAATCCTTCGGCTACCTCGAACCGGCCGCCGATGGCTTTCGCAACTACCTCAAAACCCGTTACCGCGTACCGGCCGAGGCACTACTGATCGACAAGGCGCAACTGCTGACCCTCACCGCGCCAGAAATGACCGTGCTCATCGGCGGGCTGCGGGTGCTGAACACCAACGTCGGCCAAACCCAACACGGGGTCTTCACCAAGCAGCCGGGAGCCTTGACCAACGACTTCTTCAAAAACCTGCTCGACATGGGCGTGGAATGGAAACCGGTGTCGCAGGACAACGAGGAATTTGAAGCACGTGATCGCAAAACCGGCGACCTCAAATGGACCGGGACGCGCGTTGATCTGGTGTTTGGATCGAATTCACAGTTGAGGGCGCTGGCTGAGGTCTATGCCTGCAACGATGCGAAGGAGAAGTTTGTGAAAGACTTCGTGGCGGCTTGGGTCAAGGTGATGAACCTGGATCGCTTCGAGCTTAAGTAA
- a CDS encoding LysR family transcriptional regulator, producing MTTPDLNLLITLDVLLAEGSVARAAQRLRLSPSAMSRALARLRETTGDPLLVRAGRGLVPTPRALELREHVSRLVQDAEAVLRPAEQLDLKQLVRTFTLRTSDGFVENFGPALIARVSQEAPGVRLHFVQKLSKDSAALRDGSVDLETGVVGGTTSPEVRTRALFEDRFIGVVRTGHPLSQGEVSASRYAAGRHILVSRRGFDKGPMDEALEALGLQREIITVVGGFSAALALARASDLIATVPARHTRNLRTGLHSFDLPFELPPITISMLWHPRMDADSAHRWLRECVREVCARP from the coding sequence ATGACCACTCCCGATCTCAATCTGCTGATTACCCTGGACGTGCTGCTCGCCGAAGGCAGCGTCGCCCGTGCCGCCCAACGACTGCGGCTGAGCCCGTCGGCCATGAGCCGGGCATTGGCACGGTTGCGCGAAACGACGGGCGATCCGCTGCTGGTGCGGGCCGGACGCGGCTTGGTGCCAACGCCCCGGGCGCTCGAATTGCGCGAACACGTCAGCCGTTTGGTGCAAGACGCCGAAGCGGTTTTGCGCCCCGCCGAACAACTCGACCTCAAGCAGTTGGTGCGCACGTTTACGCTGCGCACCAGTGACGGCTTTGTCGAAAACTTCGGCCCGGCGCTGATTGCCCGCGTCAGCCAGGAAGCCCCCGGCGTGCGCTTGCACTTTGTGCAGAAGCTGAGCAAGGACAGCGCCGCACTTCGCGACGGCTCCGTTGACCTGGAAACCGGTGTGGTCGGCGGCACGACCAGCCCGGAAGTGCGCACTCGTGCATTGTTCGAGGACCGCTTCATCGGCGTCGTTCGCACGGGGCATCCGCTGAGCCAAGGTGAGGTCAGCGCCTCCCGTTACGCCGCTGGCCGGCACATCCTGGTTTCACGGCGCGGATTCGATAAGGGGCCGATGGATGAAGCGTTGGAAGCGCTGGGACTGCAGCGGGAAATCATCACCGTCGTCGGCGGTTTCTCGGCCGCCCTGGCGCTGGCTCGCGCCTCGGACCTGATCGCCACCGTGCCCGCCCGACACACCCGAAACCTGCGCACCGGCCTGCACAGTTTCGATCTGCCGTTCGAGCTGCCGCCGATCACCATTTCGATGCTCTGGCATCCACGGATGGATGCCGACTCGGCGCATCGCTGGCTGCGTGAATGTGTTCGAGAGGTTTGTGCGCGGCCCTGA
- a CDS encoding LysR family transcriptional regulator gives MDVWVAMRTFRRVVERDSFSLAALDLGQSTAAVSKQVRQLEERLGSLLLLRTTRRMSLSEAGRAYFNECCHLLDELEALERATQVGASEPSGRLRVNAPLSFGLKVLSPILVAFMQRYPELKVELTLDDRLLDVVSEGFDVSLRIRSHLPDSSLISRRLGEVEQVICAAPAYLLANGTPHSVDDLREHSCLAYRLAEHPGSWHLQGPQGSSRLELPVRLAVDNSLMLSDMLLAGLGIGALPSFIAKPLLDSGQLLQLLPGQSMPRRGIYALYSSHRHVSQKVRVFVDFLASALEALPLTSAAAGAMAPLD, from the coding sequence GTGGATGTATGGGTGGCCATGCGTACCTTTCGCCGCGTGGTCGAGCGCGACAGCTTCAGCCTGGCCGCTCTCGACCTGGGGCAGTCCACAGCGGCGGTGAGCAAGCAGGTGCGGCAGTTGGAGGAACGCTTGGGCAGCTTGTTGCTACTGCGCACCACCCGCCGGATGAGCCTGTCCGAGGCGGGGCGGGCGTATTTCAACGAATGCTGCCACCTGCTCGACGAACTGGAAGCCCTGGAGCGTGCGACCCAAGTCGGCGCCAGTGAACCCAGCGGTCGTTTACGAGTGAACGCGCCGCTGTCGTTTGGCCTCAAGGTGCTGTCGCCGATCCTGGTGGCATTCATGCAGCGCTACCCAGAGCTGAAGGTCGAGCTCACCCTCGACGACCGGCTGCTGGACGTAGTCAGCGAGGGCTTTGATGTGTCGCTTCGGATTCGCAGCCACCTGCCAGACTCCTCGCTGATCTCCCGACGCCTGGGTGAAGTTGAACAAGTGATCTGTGCCGCACCGGCTTACCTGTTGGCCAACGGCACGCCGCATAGCGTCGACGACCTGCGCGAGCATAGCTGCCTGGCATATCGCCTGGCCGAGCATCCTGGCAGTTGGCACCTACAAGGCCCGCAAGGCAGTAGCCGCCTGGAACTGCCAGTGCGCCTTGCGGTGGACAACAGCCTGATGCTCAGTGACATGTTGCTGGCCGGCCTGGGCATCGGCGCCTTGCCTTCGTTCATCGCCAAGCCCTTGCTCGACAGTGGCCAGTTACTGCAACTGCTCCCTGGGCAGTCGATGCCTCGACGTGGGATCTATGCGCTGTACTCCAGTCATAGGCATGTGTCGCAGAAAGTTCGGGTGTTTGTCGATTTCCTCGCCAGTGCACTGGAAGCACTACCGCTGACGAGTGCGGCCGCGGGCGCAATGGCACCGCTGGACTGA